A single region of the Apodemus sylvaticus chromosome 7, mApoSyl1.1, whole genome shotgun sequence genome encodes:
- the LOC127688741 gene encoding uncharacterized protein LOC127688741 → MEDTKKVGGPDPSGPQGHPLPSSQQLRGDFRGSQGPWMNSRSLYSKQGLSLSTGAIADMACGSTSQAPPASQPALQLLHNSAQVSSQCDYARASQDTPRLSSNPFPNPVVGTQEHLLMDDGTQTLPMRTDNNGTDDNAQYRFNLSQVQLQIGRESKAPAKVLVGWGKGTCNIGQMAPVGSRKSRWLPYFLSGENGVVEGQAPLLNVAQAPAQDQRQDKGPCLAQSPTLNKTTSSPSLPLSTSIPASVAAINGLPAPAAVTPYSYSPSCLPNTTAATKDLPLDLKNGGNQLSIPSDPSKKDKVYFFLKETPPTPASSPAEFSPKPQDQEVAKMQVPIKQSEDPAKRCLVQASRLDALTPASEPLDAFKTQENSHKVCGAQLDKQLPNACNNNNCSNVPLPALQQGAYNKSFLPQTPRGVIQSPISSAPTCQLQNAVEDHVLVFDMATGNTRMGLLCHDPMGSRAVLVGLTPSHPSTHVSENTLSSWSLPRPILSPNSDHPSLWSTTAVLSSPVPSSLSAGSYREVALVSKEAKHNLEPRNSPGTESPIRALARPVVPGTPVQYGERIPAQVPDPSWPKPDAEKTDADHTIWKLDSPTVQPRKLQWIKPDPVSTIDIQIVSRSPLQEKAGSDNQQAANPSSPQAEGTGQVFLTGQSFLNGQNLLARQPPVSEQGSLSTKQLPLPCAPHLNEQTPLPRQLSLTRHVPIPVKPPTTKEPPFTSGEPVQPSTQENEPLCNPTHVGILRVPLAPEEACIYVNRDKVINNRVQRPSVHQPPPWQPSDPHRAQQEQLSLITFTGCKDLPISMVGTESTNGHQFKMTTEDITRASVVAHLGLLRGNCYELVSTVDALPVQSAVLCNRPSSPYQKMAAIVIDTGTGFTKCGLAQENHVLSVVPSQVQMLQHPPQGQPQYVVPEHQEGSYSVLNRGVVSDWDALEVLWQHLFYCKLRVQPEEMAVLVADSPISPRTNREKVAEILFERFHVPAMQTVHQALLTLYAYGRTTGLVVGSGHGTSYVAPIITGDLAPLDTYRLDVAGADLTDYLAQLLMSGGHSTPKGGIIRQIKEACCYVAMDTATEMARNQSQVQVDFVLPDKHVITLGSERFCCPEALFQPNLLGLNQLGLPQLALLSISRLEVKQQEQLLANVVLEGGSTLINGFPERLRQELGPGATVLGSPHRAVAAWLGGSIMACRDSFQSLWLSRREYEEEGPWAIYKYQL, encoded by the coding sequence ATGGAAGACACCAAGAAGGTGGGGGGCCCTGATCCATCGGGCCCCCAGGGCCATCCACTGCCTAGCAGCCAGCAGTTAAGGGGTGATTTTAGAGGGTCCCAGGGACCATGGATGAACTCCAGATCCCTCTACTCGAAGCAAGGGCTGTCACTATCCACCGGGGCCATCGCTGATATGGCCTGTGGCTCAACTTCCcaggctcctcctgcctctcagcccGCGCTCCAACTACTCCATAATTCTGCTCAGGTCAGCTCCCAGTGTGACTATGCACGGGCCTCCCAGGACACCCCGAGATTATCTTCTAACCCATTCCCAAACCCCGTTGTGGGAACCCAAGAGCATCTCCTCATGGATGATGGGACTCAGACCCTGCCAATGCGCACAGACAACAACGGCACCGATGACAATGCCCAGTACAGATTCAACCTCTCCCAGGTTCAGTTACAGATTGGGAGGGAGAGCAAGGCTCCAGCTAAAGTCCTGGTAGGCTGGGgcaaaggaacctgtaatattgGCCAGATGGCCCCTGTGGGCTCCAGGAAGAGTCGATGGCTACCCTACTTCCTCTCGGGTGAGAATGGTGTCGTTGAAGGTCAAGCACCTCTTCTGAACGTGGCTCAGGCTCCAGCCCAAGATCAGAGGCAAGACAAGGGCCCATGCCTGGCTCAGTCTCCTACCCTAAACAAAACGACTTCTTCTCCGTCACTGCCTCTTTCAACCTCAATCCCGGCTTCTGTTGCAGCTATCAATGGATTACCAGCACCCGCTGCAGTCACACCTTACAGCTATAGTCCCAGCTGCCTCCCTAATACCACTGCAGCCACTAAAGACCTGCCTCTTGATCTCAAGAATGGGGGCAACCAATTGTCCATTCCCTCAGATCCTTCCAAAAAGGACAAAGTATATTTTTTCCTTAAGGAGACTCCCCCCACTCCAGCATCTAGTCCTGCAGAATTTTCACCCAAACCCCAGGACCAAGAAGTTGCCAAGATGCAGGTGCCAATCAAGCAATCTGAGGACCCTGCAAAGAGGTGTCTAGTCCAGGCCTCCAGGCTAGATGCCTTAACACCAGCCTCAGAGCCTCTAGACGCTTTCAAGACACAGGAGAATAGCCACAAGGTGTGTGGTGCTCAGCTAGACAAGCAACTCCCCAATgcctgcaacaacaacaactgctCTAATGTGCCACTGCCAGCCCTACAACAAGGAGCCTACAACAAATCGTTCTTACCCCAGACTCCCAGAGGAGTCATACAGAGTCCAATTTCTAGTGCCCCGACATGCCAACTCCAGAATGCCGTAGAAGACCATGTGCTGGTATTTGATATGGCCACAGGCAACACCAGGATGGGGTTGCTGTGCCATGATCCCATGGGCTCACGGGCAGTGCTTGTAGGTCTCACGCCCAGCCACCCATCGACTCATGTTTCTGAAAACACACTGTCTTCTTGGTCATTACCCAGGCCAATCCTCTCCCCTAACAGTGATCACCCCAGCCTCTGGTCTACCACAGCCGTGCTGTCCAGCCCTGTACCCTCCAGCCTCTCAGCTGGAAGCTACCGAGAGGTAGCCCTGGTTTCCAAGGAGGCCAAACACAACCTAGAGCCACGGAATTCCCCTGGCACCGAGAGCCCTATCAGGGCGCTTGCCAGACCTGTTGTACCTGGGACACCCGTCCAATATGGTGAAAGGATACCAGCCCAAGTTCCTGATCCTAGCTGGCCCAAACCTGATGCTGAAAAGACAGATGCTGACCACACCATCTGGAAGCTGGACAGTCCCACAGTCCAGCCTAGGAAATTACAGTGGATAAAGCCAGATCCTGTTTCAACCATCGATATCCAGATAGTATCCAGATCTCCACTCCAAGAGAAAGCAGGCAGCGATAACCAGCAAGCAGCTAACCCTAGTAGCCCTCAGGCTGAAGGTACTGGACAAGTCTTCCTCACTGGACAGAGTTTCCTTAATGGGCAGAACCTCCTTGCTAGACAGCCACCTGTGTCTGAGCAGGGCTCCCTATCTACCAAGCAGCTTCCCCTCCCCTGTGCACCTCATCTCAATGAACAGACTCCTCTTCCCAGACAACTTTCTCTCACTAGACATGTACCCATCCCAGTGAAGCCCCCCACCACCAAAGAGCCCCCCTTCACCTCTGGGGAGCCTGTCCAGCCCTCTACTCAAGAGAATGAACCCTTGTGCAATCCTACCCATGTGGGAATACTCCGAGTCCCCCTGGCTCCTGAGGAGGCCTGTATTTATGTAAACAGAGATAAAGTTATAAACAATCGGGTTCAAAGACCCAGCGTACATCAGCCCCCACCCTGGCAACCTAGCGATCCCCACAGGGCCCAGCAGGAACAACTTTCTCTGATCACGTTTACTGGTTGTAAGGATTTGCCCATCTCCATGGTGGGCACCGAGTCCACAAATGGACATCAGTTCAAGATGACCACTGAGGATATTACACGCGCCTCAGTGGTTGCTCACCTGGGTCTTCTCCGTGGGAACTGCTATGAGTTAGTATCCACTGTGGACGCTCTACCAGTGCAGTCAGCAGTGCTTTGTAACCGCCCCTCCAGCCCCTACCAGAAAATGGCGGCCATCGTGATTGATACTGGCACAGGATTTACCAAATGTGGACTGGCTCAAGAGAACCATGTCCTCAGTGTGGTACCCTCGCAAGTCCAGATGCTGCAACACCCACCCCAGGGCCAGCCTCAGTATGTGGTGCCTGAACACCAGGAGGGCTCCTACTCAGTACTGAACCGAGGAGTAGTCTCTGACTGGGATGCTCTAGAGGTGCTGTGGCAACACCTATTCTACTGCAAACTGAGAGTGCAGCCTGAGGAGATGGCCGTGCTTGTGGCCGACTCCCCCATCTCACCACGTACCAATAGAGAGAAGGTGGCTGAAATACTCTTTGAGCGTTTCCATGTGCCGGCTATGCAGACGGTTCATCAGGCTCTACTAACACTCTATGCTTATGGGCGGACCACCGGGCTGGTTGTGGGAAGCGGCCATGGGACCTCCTATGTGGCACCCATCATCACTGGGGACCTGGCTCCACTTGATACCTACCGGCTGGATGTTGCTGGTGCTGACCTCACTGATTACCTGGCTCAGCTACTCATGTCAGGTGGCCACTCGACACCCAAGGGAGGGATTATCAGACAGATTAAAGAGGCCTGCTGTTACGTGGCTATGGATACAGCAACTGAGATGGCCCGAAACCAGTCCCAGGTTCAGGTGGACTTTGTGCTCCCAGATAAGCATGTTATAACGCTGGGCTCTGAGCGCTTCTGTTGCCCCGAGGCTCTCTTTCAACCCAATCTGCTAGGTCTCAACCAGCTAGGCCTGCCACAGCTGGCCCTGCTGAGCATCAGCCGGCTGGAGGTCAAGCAGCAGGAGCAGCTGCTGGCCAACGTGGTGCTGGAAGGGGGCAGCACCCTGATAAACGGTTTCCCTGAGCGCCTGAGACAGGAGCTGGGTCCTGGGGCCACTGTGCTGGGTTCTCCCCACCGTGCTGTTGCTGCCTGGCTTGGGGGCTCCATCATGGCATGTCGGGACTCCTTCCAAAGCCTGTGGCTCAGTCGCAGGGAATATGAAGAGGAAGGCCCATGGGCTATCTACAAATATCAGCTGTGA